The Thioalkalivibrio sulfidiphilus HL-EbGr7 genome includes a window with the following:
- a CDS encoding L,D-transpeptidase family protein: MKIMRTLLITAALLAVTWGGSTLAADPAEQALRALNPDSELVGSVETVRSRYEDTLIDIARAHGLGYHAIRNANPGVDAWIPGEGTEVILPRRHILPRQHRSGIVINLPEMRLYDYTAGQDHIMTYAISIGRMDWSTPLGTLRVIQKTEQPTWTPPASIRQAYAARGESLPAVVPPGPDNPLGEFAMRLSNPSYLIHGTNWPEGIGMRATHGCIRLAPSDIEHLFSRIPVGTPVHIVNEPVKAGWDGDTLYLEAHPVLEELQEPNNLTPAVRAVVRATGARPAEVDWAAVTRIANARTGIPEAVGIARALADEEHAPVPVEIQTAMAPAPAPSARVTEAAGIERGWYVQLGSFGDAGNARRLALRLEEAGFSAHLQDHAPGERAMTRVLVGPEQNANDAKALVTLLEEAVGLKGHLLNLREADE, from the coding sequence ATGAAGATCATGAGAACCCTGCTGATCACGGCGGCGCTGCTGGCCGTCACCTGGGGGGGTAGCACCCTGGCCGCGGACCCGGCCGAACAGGCCCTGCGCGCCCTGAACCCGGATTCGGAACTGGTGGGCAGCGTGGAGACGGTGCGCTCCCGCTACGAGGACACCCTGATCGACATCGCCCGCGCCCACGGCCTGGGCTACCACGCGATCCGCAACGCCAACCCCGGCGTGGACGCCTGGATCCCGGGGGAGGGCACCGAGGTGATCCTGCCGCGCCGGCACATCCTGCCCCGGCAGCACCGCTCGGGCATCGTCATCAACCTGCCGGAGATGCGTCTCTACGACTACACCGCCGGCCAGGACCACATCATGACCTATGCCATCAGCATCGGGCGCATGGACTGGTCCACGCCGCTCGGCACGCTCAGGGTGATCCAGAAGACCGAGCAGCCCACCTGGACGCCGCCGGCCTCCATCCGGCAGGCCTATGCCGCCCGGGGCGAGTCCCTGCCGGCGGTGGTGCCGCCGGGACCGGACAACCCGCTGGGCGAATTCGCCATGCGCCTGAGCAACCCCAGCTACCTGATCCACGGCACCAACTGGCCCGAGGGCATCGGCATGCGCGCCACCCACGGCTGTATCCGCCTGGCCCCCTCGGACATCGAGCACCTGTTCTCGCGCATCCCGGTGGGTACGCCGGTGCATATCGTCAACGAACCGGTGAAGGCGGGCTGGGACGGCGACACCCTGTACCTGGAGGCACACCCGGTGCTGGAAGAGCTCCAGGAGCCCAACAACCTGACCCCCGCGGTACGTGCCGTGGTTCGGGCCACCGGCGCTCGCCCGGCCGAGGTGGACTGGGCCGCCGTGACCCGCATCGCCAACGCGCGCACCGGCATACCGGAGGCGGTGGGCATCGCCAGGGCCTTGGCGGACGAGGAACACGCCCCGGTCCCGGTGGAGATCCAGACCGCCATGGCACCCGCGCCGGCGCCGAGCGCCCGGGTGACTGAAGCGGCGGGGATCGAACGGGGCTGGTATGTGCAGCTGGGCAGTTTCGGCGATGCGGGCAATGCCCGGCGCCTGGCCCTGCGCCTGGAAGAGGCGGGCTTCAGTGCCCACCTGCAGGACCACGCCCCCGGCGAGCGGGCCATGACCCGTGTGCTGGTCGGACCGGAGCAGAATGCCAACGACGCCAAGGCCCTGGTCACCCTGCTGGAGGAGGCCGTGGGCCTCAAGGGACACCTGCTGAATCTGCGCGAGGCCGACGAGTAA
- a CDS encoding hypoxanthine-guanine phosphoribosyltransferase, which yields MAVSAKQAEQVWREADCLHDQAAVEKALDRMAREITDSLGGRDPLVLCVMTGGVVAAGHLLTRLNFPLQVDYLHATRYRGDVKGAAELHWLVRPQTPLEGRAVLVVDDILDEGHTLAGIIDYCRQHGASSVHTAMLVLKQHDRRDPNMKADFVGVEVEDRYVFGYGMDYKEYLRNAPGIYAVKGM from the coding sequence ATGGCGGTAAGCGCCAAACAGGCTGAGCAGGTCTGGCGTGAGGCGGACTGCCTGCACGACCAGGCCGCGGTGGAGAAGGCCCTGGACCGCATGGCCCGGGAGATCACCGATAGCCTCGGCGGACGTGATCCGCTCGTACTCTGTGTCATGACCGGCGGCGTGGTTGCCGCCGGTCATCTCCTGACCCGCCTGAATTTCCCCCTGCAAGTGGATTACCTGCACGCCACCCGTTATCGCGGTGACGTGAAGGGCGCCGCCGAGCTGCACTGGCTGGTGCGTCCCCAGACCCCCCTCGAAGGCCGCGCCGTACTGGTGGTCGACGACATCCTCGACGAAGGCCACACCCTGGCCGGCATCATCGACTACTGCCGCCAGCACGGGGCCAGTTCCGTGCACACCGCCATGCTGGTGCTCAAGCAGCACGACCGCCGCGACCCGAACATGAAGGCCGACTTCGTGGGCGTGGAAGTGGAAGACCGCTACGTGTTCGGTTATGGCATGGACTACAAGGAATACCTGCGCAATGCCCCGGGCATCTACGCCGTGAAGGGCATGTAA
- a CDS encoding tetratricopeptide repeat protein, producing the protein MMKRLLLMLFVLLVLLSGAAGAYWATTKPAEFQALRDRVSTGVETKWLALRASLPGGRESVQTAGSVTGAGEADSPQRDEVAALEPHTDGRGVHRYSDNRAPVRTVMTIDTEQRAPAALRPVANQDAVPEPSLRQPWWMEDPGLAAQWDRARRLAWQGDLEQALVIMRGLASEHPSAPNLHGELGNLEWAMGHVSDAAAHYQHAMEAWLQVCRFDRAMMTARLVAWVDPQSSEALQRRFTDEALHARCAQHSGHVHGGEMSR; encoded by the coding sequence ATGATGAAGCGCCTGTTGTTGATGTTGTTCGTTCTTTTAGTCCTCTTAAGTGGTGCTGCGGGTGCGTACTGGGCCACCACGAAGCCGGCAGAGTTCCAGGCACTTCGTGATCGAGTGAGCACCGGCGTCGAGACGAAATGGCTGGCCCTGCGCGCAAGTCTTCCAGGCGGGCGGGAGTCAGTACAGACGGCCGGTTCCGTGACAGGTGCGGGTGAGGCCGACAGCCCTCAGAGAGACGAGGTTGCGGCGCTGGAACCGCACACTGATGGACGTGGGGTTCATCGGTACTCCGACAATCGAGCTCCGGTCAGGACGGTCATGACTATCGACACTGAACAGAGGGCCCCTGCTGCGCTACGACCTGTAGCGAACCAGGATGCGGTGCCGGAGCCATCCCTGAGACAACCCTGGTGGATGGAAGATCCTGGCCTTGCAGCGCAATGGGACCGTGCGCGCCGCCTTGCCTGGCAGGGCGATCTGGAGCAGGCCCTGGTCATCATGCGTGGGCTGGCCAGTGAACATCCTTCCGCCCCCAACCTGCACGGCGAACTGGGCAATCTGGAGTGGGCGATGGGCCATGTATCCGATGCGGCTGCCCACTATCAGCATGCCATGGAGGCCTGGCTACAGGTGTGCCGATTCGACCGGGCAATGATGACTGCTCGCCTGGTGGCCTGGGTTGATCCGCAGAGCAGCGAAGCCCTCCAGAGACGGTTCACTGATGAGGCCTTGCACGCGCGTTGCGCCCAGCATTCTGGGCACGTCCACGGTGGGGAAATGTCGCGATGA
- a CDS encoding GntR family transcriptional regulator, whose translation MNESISTPDIHHGPLYKRVKRLLTQGLAAGEWKPNEAIPSESKLAQRFNVSIGTVRKAIDELAAENILVRQQGRGTFVATHSVNRYLYHFYHVINEDGTKHLPVPELLLYRRIKADARLAAHLNLDRGDRVIHVRNLLRMQGKPVEVYDIYLDAARFDALDRESFEQRKGPVYQLYQERLGLNVIRTSEQLRAVGVGAEEGQLLGVAANTPVLQVERIAYTYHDMPVEYRCSLVNTTGHVYQSDQEARP comes from the coding sequence ATGAACGAGTCGATCAGTACGCCGGATATCCACCATGGCCCGCTGTACAAACGGGTCAAGCGACTGCTGACCCAGGGGCTCGCTGCGGGCGAGTGGAAGCCCAACGAGGCCATCCCCAGCGAGTCGAAGCTGGCGCAACGCTTCAACGTCAGCATCGGCACGGTGCGCAAGGCCATCGATGAACTGGCTGCCGAGAACATCCTGGTGCGCCAGCAGGGCCGTGGCACCTTCGTGGCCACCCACTCCGTGAACCGCTACCTGTATCACTTCTACCATGTGATCAACGAAGACGGGACCAAGCACCTGCCCGTCCCGGAACTCCTGTTATACCGGCGCATCAAGGCCGATGCCCGCCTTGCCGCCCACCTGAACCTGGATCGGGGTGATCGAGTCATCCATGTGCGCAACCTGTTGCGCATGCAGGGCAAGCCGGTGGAGGTCTACGACATCTACCTCGATGCCGCGCGGTTCGATGCCCTGGACCGGGAGAGCTTCGAGCAGCGCAAGGGGCCTGTCTACCAGCTCTACCAGGAGCGGCTGGGCCTGAACGTGATCCGCACCTCGGAGCAGCTGCGCGCGGTGGGTGTGGGTGCCGAGGAAGGGCAACTACTCGGGGTGGCGGCCAACACGCCGGTGCTGCAGGTTGAGCGCATCGCCTACACCTACCACGACATGCCGGTGGAATACCGCTGCTCCCTGGTGAATACCACGGGTCACGTGTATCAGAGCGACCAGGAAGCCCGGCCTTGA
- a CDS encoding succinylglutamate desuccinylase/aspartoacylase family protein — translation MSQTVERAVSVHDLGPRTQRPRVALVNAGGHNINARFVLARLAAYLRGLEQGDPSVPGRLRQRVLVVPSGQPEVLPDEVLVQAGQAWHRVVLDTGCRGMDALPQVRLGARPSDDERASACLFGLPSVSEADDIGSDVHGVPWLEHLDGASGERYMVIAGHGEDLQPALCERLFRALIAFLLRVEAIQGIELADEEDDLHYFGSDQVFRFTSQQPGLFVFRQVPGQWLQAGDLLGYLYDEHDGTLLEELRAPVAGLLASLRRSPLVSEGAVLALIHRR, via the coding sequence ATGTCCCAAACTGTCGAACGCGCCGTCTCTGTTCACGACCTCGGTCCGCGCACCCAGCGCCCCCGCGTCGCGCTGGTCAATGCCGGCGGGCACAACATCAATGCACGCTTTGTTCTGGCCCGTCTGGCCGCCTACCTGCGCGGCCTGGAACAGGGAGATCCGTCGGTCCCGGGCAGACTGCGCCAACGGGTCCTGGTGGTGCCTTCCGGGCAGCCGGAGGTGCTCCCGGACGAGGTGCTGGTCCAGGCGGGTCAGGCCTGGCACCGGGTGGTGCTGGACACCGGCTGCCGGGGCATGGACGCCCTGCCCCAGGTTCGCCTGGGCGCAAGACCCTCCGATGACGAGCGCGCCTCGGCCTGCCTGTTCGGCCTGCCCTCGGTAAGCGAGGCCGATGACATCGGATCTGATGTCCATGGTGTGCCGTGGCTGGAGCACCTGGACGGCGCCTCCGGAGAACGCTACATGGTCATTGCCGGCCATGGCGAGGATCTGCAGCCGGCTCTGTGCGAACGTCTGTTCCGGGCGCTGATCGCCTTCCTGCTGCGGGTGGAGGCCATCCAGGGCATCGAACTGGCGGACGAGGAGGACGACCTGCACTACTTCGGCAGCGACCAGGTGTTTCGCTTCACCAGCCAGCAGCCGGGCCTGTTCGTGTTTCGCCAGGTCCCCGGCCAGTGGCTGCAGGCCGGAGACCTGTTGGGCTACCTCTACGACGAGCACGACGGCACACTGCTGGAGGAATTGCGCGCGCCGGTCGCGGGTCTGCTGGCAAGCCTTCGGCGCAGCCCCCTGGTGAGCGAAGGGGCGGTGCTGGCGCTGATACACCGGCGTTGA
- the nagZ gene encoding beta-N-acetylhexosaminidase → MSLGPVMLDLEGTALTETERRLLTHPRAGGVILFTRNFESLGQLTELLREIHALRTPRLLVAVDHEGGRVQRFREGFTRLPAAARFGEQYDRNHARGRELARMAGWLMAAELRAVGVDFSFAPVLDLAHGVSGVIGDRAFHRNPEVVADLAHHYMSGMQHAGMAAVGKHFPGHGGVREDSHLALPVDRRTPADLYTDILPFERMVRFGLAGIMPAHVVYERCDPLPAGFSSYWLRGELRDRLGFEGVIFSDDLSMAGAECMGDYPDRARAALKAGCDMVLVCNHPEQAARVLDALDDEPDPVSIARLARMHGRKGMTWGELTDSDEWQKARAVINALDDSPLMELDV, encoded by the coding sequence ATGTCACTGGGCCCCGTCATGCTGGACCTGGAGGGCACCGCGCTCACCGAGACGGAACGCCGCCTGCTGACCCATCCCCGGGCCGGTGGGGTGATCCTGTTCACCCGCAACTTCGAGTCCCTGGGACAACTCACGGAACTGCTGCGCGAGATCCATGCCCTGCGCACGCCTCGGCTGCTGGTGGCCGTGGACCACGAGGGTGGACGGGTGCAGCGCTTTCGCGAGGGCTTCACGCGCCTGCCAGCCGCAGCCCGCTTCGGCGAGCAGTACGACCGCAACCATGCCCGTGGCAGGGAACTGGCGCGCATGGCCGGCTGGCTGATGGCCGCCGAGCTGCGCGCCGTGGGCGTGGATTTCAGCTTTGCCCCGGTGCTGGACCTGGCCCACGGGGTCAGCGGCGTGATCGGCGACCGGGCCTTCCACCGGAATCCCGAGGTGGTGGCAGACCTGGCGCATCACTATATGAGCGGCATGCAGCACGCGGGCATGGCCGCCGTGGGCAAGCACTTTCCAGGGCATGGCGGGGTGCGCGAGGACTCCCATCTCGCCCTGCCGGTGGACCGGCGCACACCGGCGGATCTCTACACGGACATCCTGCCGTTTGAACGCATGGTGCGTTTCGGCCTGGCGGGGATCATGCCCGCCCACGTGGTCTACGAACGCTGCGACCCCCTGCCTGCGGGCTTTTCCAGCTACTGGCTGCGCGGCGAACTGCGCGACCGGCTGGGCTTTGAAGGCGTGATCTTCAGCGACGACCTGAGCATGGCCGGCGCCGAGTGCATGGGAGATTACCCGGACCGGGCCCGCGCGGCACTCAAGGCCGGCTGCGACATGGTGCTGGTCTGCAACCATCCGGAACAGGCTGCCCGGGTGCTGGACGCCCTGGACGACGAACCAGACCCGGTCTCCATCGCCCGGCTGGCCCGCATGCACGGACGCAAGGGCATGACCTGGGGGGAGCTGACGGACTCCGATGAGTGGCAGAAGGCCAGGGCGGTGATCAACGCCCTGGACGATTCGCCCCTGATGGAACTGGATGTCTGA
- a CDS encoding DsrE/DsrF/DrsH-like family protein has product MADKLLIVMVNTDPTNPSELGAPFFQATVAAAMEYDVEVVMTGRAGELAKKGVAENLFVQEGSPKSVYEFIKDAAEAGVKFKVCTPTLDLWGDDLIPEIEETVGGAYVISEAMDDDTVTFTY; this is encoded by the coding sequence ATGGCTGACAAGCTGCTGATCGTCATGGTCAACACCGACCCCACCAACCCCTCCGAACTGGGTGCCCCGTTCTTCCAGGCCACCGTGGCAGCCGCCATGGAATATGACGTGGAAGTGGTCATGACCGGCCGTGCCGGCGAGCTGGCCAAGAAGGGCGTTGCTGAAAACCTGTTCGTGCAGGAAGGCAGCCCCAAGTCCGTGTATGAGTTCATCAAGGACGCCGCCGAAGCCGGCGTGAAGTTCAAGGTCTGCACCCCGACCCTGGACCTGTGGGGCGACGACCTGATCCCCGAGATCGAAGAGACCGTCGGTGGCGCCTACGTGATCAGCGAGGCCATGGACGACGACACCGTCACCTTCACCTACTGA
- a CDS encoding S-methyl-5'-thioinosine phosphorylase produces MTQTTLAIIGGTGLTTLKGLEITRREVMHTPYGEPSGPLTHGLLAGREVVFLARHGYSHTIPPHQVNYRANIWALKHAGVHGVVAVAAVGGITTEMAPRRIAFPDQIIDYTWSRAHTFFDQDLTHVTHVDFTEPYDPALRQRLIAAARSIGVDAVERGTYAATQGPRLETAAEINRLERDGCDMVGMTGMPEAVLARELELPYATCAVIANWAAGRGEGEITMDEVQENIAAAMSNVRHVLETTIETL; encoded by the coding sequence ATGACCCAAACCACACTGGCCATCATCGGTGGCACCGGACTGACCACGCTCAAGGGGCTGGAGATCACCCGCCGCGAGGTGATGCACACCCCCTATGGAGAACCCTCCGGCCCCCTGACCCATGGACTGCTCGCCGGTCGCGAGGTGGTGTTCCTCGCCCGTCATGGCTACAGCCACACCATTCCGCCCCACCAGGTGAATTACCGCGCCAACATCTGGGCGCTCAAGCATGCGGGGGTGCATGGGGTGGTGGCCGTGGCTGCAGTAGGTGGCATCACCACCGAGATGGCGCCGCGGCGCATCGCCTTCCCGGACCAGATCATCGACTACACCTGGTCCCGGGCCCACACCTTCTTCGACCAGGACCTCACCCACGTCACCCACGTGGATTTCACCGAGCCCTATGACCCGGCCCTGCGCCAGCGGCTCATCGCCGCTGCGCGCAGTATCGGTGTCGATGCCGTGGAACGGGGCACCTACGCCGCCACCCAGGGTCCGCGCCTGGAGACCGCCGCCGAGATCAACCGCCTGGAGCGCGACGGCTGCGACATGGTGGGCATGACCGGCATGCCCGAGGCGGTGCTCGCCCGGGAACTGGAACTGCCCTACGCCACCTGCGCCGTGATCGCCAACTGGGCCGCCGGACGCGGGGAAGGGGAGATCACCATGGACGAGGTGCAGGAGAACATCGCCGCCGCCATGTCCAACGTGCGGCATGTGCTGGAGACCACCATAGAAACGCTCTAA
- a CDS encoding hemerythrin domain-containing protein → MSQILEHLHQDHIHMARVLDLIERELKRFNGNLPADLSLIYDGLHYLTQHGDRCHHPLEDRVFARLEEVNPSTREAVNRLREEHEALYAKGKAFRDAVRDVESEAAMERRSFLEVAQDYLQHQRRHLDFEETTIFPMARTHISTKDWDDMDMAEERATDPLFGSNADPEYQRLRSAL, encoded by the coding sequence GTGAGCCAGATACTCGAACACCTCCACCAGGACCACATCCACATGGCCCGCGTGCTCGACCTGATCGAACGCGAACTCAAGCGCTTCAACGGCAACCTGCCGGCGGACCTGTCGCTCATCTATGACGGTCTGCATTACCTGACCCAGCACGGGGATCGCTGCCATCACCCCCTGGAGGACCGGGTCTTCGCCCGACTGGAGGAAGTCAATCCTTCCACCCGCGAGGCGGTCAACCGGCTCCGGGAGGAACACGAGGCCCTCTATGCCAAGGGCAAGGCCTTTCGCGACGCGGTGCGGGACGTGGAGAGCGAAGCTGCCATGGAACGGCGCAGCTTCCTGGAGGTGGCGCAGGACTACCTGCAGCACCAGCGCCGGCACCTGGATTTCGAGGAAACCACCATCTTTCCCATGGCCCGGACCCACATCAGCACCAAGGACTGGGATGACATGGATATGGCCGAGGAACGGGCCACGGATCCCCTGTTCGGCTCGAACGCGGATCCGGAGTATCAGCGGCTCAGAAGCGCGCTCTAG
- a CDS encoding DUF302 domain-containing protein, with the protein MKTVRNLLALAGVFLMIPVIYLAFVLAPYVSQFQALDEGAARVYLTMARTVLSSGDAAEATVYKRRVEPGLGIDEVEETLRFVANELNVRNVGELPMYLEVQALTGEAFPFLKIYMFCDAGIASRMVTYSSAMAAYLPCRIVLQEDADGNLWLMTLNLDLMIHGGKPLPEDLLKDALFVRDSLNEIIDRAATGAF; encoded by the coding sequence ATGAAAACCGTGCGTAATCTGCTGGCCCTGGCAGGCGTGTTCCTGATGATTCCGGTGATCTATCTGGCCTTCGTTCTTGCACCCTATGTGTCGCAGTTTCAGGCGCTGGATGAGGGTGCCGCGAGGGTGTATCTCACTATGGCCCGAACCGTGCTCTCTTCCGGGGATGCGGCTGAGGCCACGGTGTACAAGCGACGCGTGGAACCCGGTCTTGGAATCGATGAAGTGGAAGAGACCCTGCGATTCGTCGCCAACGAACTGAACGTCAGGAATGTCGGCGAGTTGCCCATGTACCTGGAGGTCCAGGCACTGACCGGCGAAGCGTTCCCGTTCCTCAAGATCTATATGTTCTGTGACGCAGGTATCGCGTCGAGGATGGTGACCTACAGCAGCGCCATGGCGGCGTACCTCCCGTGTCGGATCGTGTTACAGGAAGACGCAGACGGTAACCTGTGGCTGATGACGCTCAACCTCGACCTGATGATCCACGGTGGCAAGCCGTTGCCAGAGGATCTGCTCAAGGATGCGTTGTTCGTCCGGGACTCGCTCAACGAGATCATTGACAGGGCCGCCACGGGTGCATTTTGA
- a CDS encoding Lpp/OprI family alanine-zipper lipoprotein produces MSTKLTRLSVLSGLLLSAALLGGCATTSDLAEVRTTADEAKAAAARAQSDAAQARTAADAATRTANEARNLAVEANRKADAALEENARLKESMERMYQRSPAK; encoded by the coding sequence ATGTCCACTAAATTGACCCGTTTGAGTGTTCTGTCCGGCCTGCTCCTGTCCGCCGCCCTGCTGGGTGGTTGTGCCACCACCTCGGATCTCGCCGAGGTTCGCACTACGGCCGATGAGGCCAAAGCCGCAGCCGCCCGTGCCCAGAGCGATGCCGCCCAGGCGCGCACCGCTGCCGACGCCGCCACCCGCACCGCCAACGAGGCCCGCAACCTGGCCGTCGAAGCGAACCGCAAGGCAGACGCGGCCCTGGAAGAGAACGCCCGTCTGAAGGAAAGCATGGAGCGCATGTACCAGCGCAGCCCTGCCAAGTAA
- a CDS encoding AEC family transporter yields the protein MNVLGLLLPTIALVLIGYLLRRYGVFGQSFWSDLERLTYYILFPALLFGTLASRPLQLDQASPMIYTGVLFMGTGMLLGYAARWLFKMPTVSFGSAFQCSFRFNSYIGFAILGALYAQDGIASFGLLAGFMIPLVNVASVWVLAHHGGGGVFREILGNPLILSTFAGLAWAALGMPVPEVLDVTLGFLGGAALPLGLIAVGAGLRLVIPGRQVGVVVYLTTVKLLAVPAMAWWVGDMFGLQGEYLAAAVVMAALPTASSAYILAVRMGGDGPLVASITAVNMLAAIATLPIWLALLP from the coding sequence ATGAATGTCCTCGGTCTGCTCCTGCCGACCATTGCCCTGGTCCTGATCGGTTACCTGTTGCGCCGTTACGGGGTGTTCGGCCAGTCCTTCTGGTCGGACCTGGAACGACTCACCTACTACATCCTCTTCCCTGCCCTGCTGTTCGGCACCCTGGCCAGCCGGCCGCTGCAACTGGACCAGGCCAGCCCCATGATCTACACCGGCGTGCTGTTCATGGGCACGGGCATGCTCCTGGGTTACGCCGCCCGCTGGCTGTTCAAGATGCCCACGGTGTCGTTCGGCTCGGCGTTCCAGTGCAGCTTCCGCTTCAACAGCTACATCGGGTTCGCCATCCTGGGCGCCCTGTATGCCCAGGATGGCATCGCCAGCTTCGGCCTGCTCGCGGGTTTCATGATCCCCCTGGTGAACGTGGCCTCGGTGTGGGTCCTGGCCCATCACGGCGGAGGCGGGGTGTTCAGGGAGATCCTGGGTAACCCGCTGATCCTCTCCACCTTCGCGGGCCTGGCCTGGGCTGCACTGGGCATGCCGGTGCCGGAGGTGCTCGACGTCACCCTGGGTTTTCTCGGGGGTGCGGCCCTGCCCCTGGGCCTGATCGCGGTGGGCGCGGGTTTGCGCCTGGTGATTCCCGGGCGGCAGGTGGGCGTGGTGGTGTATCTCACCACGGTGAAGCTGCTCGCCGTGCCGGCGATGGCCTGGTGGGTGGGAGACATGTTCGGTCTGCAGGGGGAATACCTGGCCGCGGCGGTGGTCATGGCCGCCCTGCCCACCGCCTCCTCGGCCTACATCCTCGCCGTGCGCATGGGCGGCGACGGCCCGTTGGTGGCATCCATCACCGCGGTGAACATGCTGGCGGCGATCGCCACGCTGCCGATCTGGCTGGCACTGCTGCCCTAG